The following are from one region of the Leptolyngbya sp. CCY15150 genome:
- a CDS encoding GNAT family N-acetyltransferase yields MELDPQRSPSVTGYHLKRGSSLDRAQVVKFMQRTYQERHPDRSFGHLAQTVDQYLSSDTPLWWALANPEDGSAQDPTPVAGVWAGNAIDQITGDRHAHIFLLYVMPAHRQRGLGRALMQQVETWSQQRGDRQVGLQVFSDNQPALHLYQTLGYRAQSLWMVKLLT; encoded by the coding sequence ATGGAGCTAGACCCCCAGCGATCGCCCTCGGTGACGGGGTATCACCTCAAGCGCGGCAGTAGTTTAGACCGCGCTCAGGTGGTGAAGTTCATGCAGCGTACCTATCAAGAACGCCACCCCGATCGCTCCTTTGGGCATCTGGCCCAGACGGTTGATCAGTATTTATCGAGCGATACGCCGCTGTGGTGGGCCCTTGCTAATCCTGAGGATGGAAGCGCGCAAGATCCCACACCGGTAGCGGGGGTGTGGGCCGGCAATGCCATTGACCAAATCACCGGCGATCGCCATGCTCATATCTTTCTGCTCTACGTCATGCCAGCTCATCGGCAACGCGGTCTCGGACGGGCGCTCATGCAGCAGGTGGAAACCTGGAGCCAGCAACGCGGCGATCGCCAAGTCGGTCTGCAAGTGTTTTCGGATAATCAACCGGCCCTGCACCTTTACCAAACCCTAGGCTATCGCGCTCAGTCTTTGTGGATGGTGAAGCTCTTGACCTAG